Proteins co-encoded in one Pirellulales bacterium genomic window:
- a CDS encoding DUF4082 domain-containing protein, producing the protein MAPSLIDFGRWFTKRSVAKRKTGNSRRSGRRLRGGEPLEPRWMMAAKSVAMVPPEVWLPLDEGAGNVAADYSGNGRNATDFGATWAPGRVGTGLSFDGQSSYVNANLDLSRWLGGTAAMSFWMLTTQVGTAATATAPGIAGVHNPDSNNEIGWGWLDSTGHIHVGAGVTAASSHAVNDGRWHFITLARNATSGLEQVYVDGLLDGSAVGRTGGITSSFTSIGRIEHTSGGAAYFAGELDDIQIFSQVIAAAQVQQSFKQGPAAHAATPPAPAVSTDPWTQMENARINQIREGNAEVQVVDQFSNPVPNVTIDAREVQSQFAFGSAINNNVLVNPQYAAFFKSHFSWATMEDESNWYADEPTQGNVLYNVADGIAAYAAANNITLRGHSIVWGWNQIVQPWLKQLSPPALFQALEARVQSVVAHFDGTFAQWEVDNEMLNATFFSSRLTNWILPWLFEEARALDPDAQLFTNDTNAIEGNSTAAYKAEIQSLLAAGAPIDGIGVQAHFFGSINPRDVESKLNSLGQLGLPIWVTEFDTANADPNQRANQMEALYREAFSNPSVQGIVMWGFWAGSQWRGPTAAMVNLDWTLNADGQRYEDLMHQWTTIADGATNGAGNLDFRGFAGTYAVTVTGPDGSTTVQQFSVSPGAGTSRTTIVINVPASSIAADAIAAVQRSFSLWTDATLPHWTNTSDAQSVELGMKFQSDVDGFITGLRFYKSATNTGPHVADLWSADGALLATATFTNETASGWQQVNFSNPVAIKAHTTYIASYHTTNGNYADDIGFFANAGATNGPLHALSNVAGGGNGVYRYGPGGFPGLTARESNYWVDVAFTPNS; encoded by the coding sequence GTGGCGCCTAGTTTGATTGATTTTGGGCGGTGGTTTACGAAGCGAAGCGTTGCCAAGCGGAAAACTGGCAATTCGCGGCGCTCGGGTCGGCGGCTGCGCGGGGGCGAGCCGCTCGAGCCGCGGTGGATGATGGCGGCCAAGAGCGTGGCGATGGTGCCACCAGAGGTTTGGCTGCCGCTGGACGAAGGAGCGGGAAACGTTGCGGCAGATTACTCTGGCAACGGCCGCAATGCCACGGACTTCGGCGCGACTTGGGCGCCCGGCCGGGTCGGCACTGGGCTGAGCTTCGACGGCCAGAGCAGCTACGTCAATGCAAACCTCGATCTGAGCCGCTGGCTCGGCGGCACGGCTGCGATGTCGTTCTGGATGCTCACGACGCAGGTCGGCACCGCCGCCACGGCCACGGCGCCCGGCATCGCCGGCGTGCATAACCCCGACTCGAACAATGAAATTGGCTGGGGCTGGCTCGATTCGACGGGACACATTCACGTCGGCGCGGGCGTCACGGCCGCGAGTAGCCACGCAGTGAACGACGGCCGTTGGCATTTCATCACGCTCGCTCGCAACGCCACCAGCGGGCTTGAGCAGGTGTATGTCGATGGCCTGCTCGATGGAAGCGCCGTCGGCCGGACGGGCGGCATCACGTCATCGTTCACGAGCATCGGCCGGATCGAGCACACGTCGGGCGGTGCGGCCTACTTCGCCGGCGAGTTGGACGACATCCAGATCTTCAGTCAGGTGATCGCCGCCGCGCAGGTGCAGCAATCGTTCAAGCAAGGCCCTGCCGCGCACGCGGCAACCCCGCCAGCGCCGGCCGTTTCGACGGACCCCTGGACGCAAATGGAAAACGCGCGGATCAATCAGATTCGCGAGGGGAATGCCGAGGTGCAGGTCGTCGATCAGTTCAGCAATCCCGTGCCGAACGTGACGATCGACGCCCGCGAGGTGCAGAGCCAGTTCGCATTCGGCTCGGCGATCAACAACAACGTGCTCGTCAATCCGCAATACGCAGCGTTCTTCAAGAGCCATTTTTCCTGGGCAACGATGGAGGACGAATCGAATTGGTATGCCGACGAGCCGACCCAGGGGAACGTGCTTTACAACGTGGCCGACGGGATCGCCGCCTACGCCGCGGCCAACAACATTACGCTTCGTGGCCATTCGATCGTTTGGGGTTGGAATCAGATCGTTCAGCCGTGGCTCAAGCAACTCTCGCCGCCGGCGTTGTTCCAGGCGTTGGAAGCGCGCGTGCAAAGCGTCGTGGCCCATTTCGACGGCACGTTCGCGCAGTGGGAAGTCGACAACGAGATGCTGAACGCGACTTTCTTCAGCAGCCGGCTCACCAACTGGATTCTGCCGTGGCTCTTCGAGGAGGCCCGCGCCCTCGATCCGGACGCCCAGCTTTTCACGAACGACACCAACGCCATCGAAGGCAACAGCACGGCTGCCTACAAGGCAGAGATCCAATCGCTGCTGGCGGCGGGCGCCCCGATCGACGGCATCGGCGTGCAGGCGCATTTTTTCGGGAGCATCAATCCGCGGGATGTCGAGTCCAAGCTCAACAGCCTCGGCCAACTCGGCCTGCCGATCTGGGTCACGGAGTTCGACACCGCCAACGCCGATCCGAACCAGCGGGCCAATCAGATGGAAGCGCTATATCGTGAGGCCTTCAGCAATCCCAGCGTGCAGGGAATCGTGATGTGGGGCTTCTGGGCCGGCTCTCAATGGCGCGGCCCAACCGCGGCGATGGTCAATCTCGATTGGACCTTGAACGCCGACGGCCAGCGCTATGAAGACCTGATGCACCAGTGGACCACGATCGCCGACGGCGCGACCAACGGCGCCGGCAACCTCGATTTCCGCGGCTTCGCGGGGACGTATGCCGTCACCGTCACCGGTCCCGATGGCAGCACGACCGTCCAGCAGTTCAGCGTCAGCCCCGGCGCTGGCACCAGCCGCACCACGATCGTCATCAACGTGCCGGCTTCGAGCATTGCGGCCGACGCGATCGCCGCGGTGCAGCGCTCATTTAGCCTGTGGACCGACGCGACACTGCCGCATTGGACCAATACGTCCGACGCGCAGTCGGTCGAGCTGGGGATGAAATTCCAGAGCGACGTTGATGGCTTCATCACCGGCCTGCGGTTCTACAAGTCGGCGACAAACACCGGCCCGCACGTGGCCGATCTCTGGTCGGCCGACGGCGCGCTCTTGGCCACCGCGACCTTCACGAACGAAACAGCCTCGGGCTGGCAGCAGGTGAACTTCTCCAATCCCGTCGCGATCAAGGCCCACACGACCTACATCGCCTCGTACCACACGACCAACGGCAATTACGCCGACGATATCGGCTTCTTCGCCAACGCCGGCGCGACCAACGGCCCGCTTCACGCGCTATCGAACGTCGCGGGAGGCGGCAACGGCGTGTACCGATACGGTCCAGGCGGATTCCCCGGTCTCACCGCGCGCGAGAGCAACTACTGGGTTGACGTCGCCTTCACGCCGAATTCTTAG
- a CDS encoding selenium-binding family protein, with translation MKRRDFLVASASASAALMLPTRTDAGPGWASPAAAIKAPREGFLFVSCTYANTGVKAADYLAVVDARPESSTYSQVVHRLPMPNVGDELHHYGWNICSACHGRPGDRRYLIIPGLKSSRIHIVDALDPLKLKLEKVIEPEEIARKVNLSAPHTVHCLPDESVMISMLGDSAGNSPGGFLLLDPKFEIVGRWEKEAAGVKYNYDFWYQPRAGAMISTEWAAPNTFTGGFNPDDVKRGKYGQRLHVWDWNSHGLRQTIDLGGEGLIPLEIRFAHDPDKTHGFVGAALSSTIWTFSKEKSGTPPPWKAEQTIAVKPIVVEGKPVPGLISDLVVSMDDRFLYFANWLQGDVRQYDVANPFKPKLTGQLYIGGLVGKAGSVHGRKLAGGPQMLQLSLDGRRLYVTNSLYSTWDNQFYPEVAKQGSWLVQINCDTSRGGLSVDERMFIDFGREPNGPVRAHEIRYPGGDCTSDIFT, from the coding sequence ATGAAGCGCCGTGACTTTCTGGTCGCCTCGGCGTCTGCTTCCGCCGCGCTGATGCTTCCAACCCGCACTGACGCCGGGCCGGGATGGGCGAGCCCGGCTGCGGCGATCAAGGCGCCGCGGGAAGGGTTCCTATTCGTAAGTTGCACTTATGCAAACACGGGCGTCAAGGCGGCCGACTATTTGGCCGTGGTCGACGCTCGGCCCGAGTCGAGCACGTATTCGCAGGTCGTGCATCGCTTGCCGATGCCGAATGTCGGCGATGAGCTGCATCATTACGGCTGGAACATCTGCTCGGCCTGTCATGGCCGGCCCGGCGATCGGCGGTATCTCATCATTCCGGGCTTGAAGTCGAGCCGGATTCATATCGTCGACGCCCTCGATCCGCTCAAGCTGAAGTTGGAGAAAGTAATCGAGCCAGAGGAGATTGCCCGGAAGGTCAATTTATCCGCGCCGCACACGGTGCATTGCCTGCCCGACGAATCGGTGATGATCTCGATGTTGGGCGACTCCGCCGGCAATAGCCCCGGCGGCTTTCTGCTGCTCGATCCGAAGTTCGAGATCGTCGGCCGCTGGGAGAAGGAGGCGGCGGGAGTGAAATACAATTACGACTTCTGGTATCAACCCCGTGCCGGCGCGATGATCTCGACGGAATGGGCCGCGCCGAACACTTTCACCGGCGGCTTTAATCCCGATGACGTCAAACGCGGCAAATACGGTCAGCGGCTGCACGTTTGGGATTGGAACTCGCACGGGCTGCGGCAGACGATCGATTTAGGAGGCGAGGGCTTGATTCCGCTCGAAATCCGGTTTGCCCACGATCCCGATAAAACCCATGGCTTCGTCGGCGCGGCGCTTTCGAGCACGATCTGGACATTCAGCAAAGAGAAGTCGGGCACGCCCCCGCCGTGGAAAGCCGAACAGACCATTGCTGTCAAGCCGATCGTTGTGGAGGGAAAGCCGGTGCCGGGGCTGATCTCCGATCTGGTGGTTTCGATGGACGACCGATTTCTGTATTTCGCCAACTGGCTGCAAGGGGATGTCCGGCAATATGACGTCGCCAATCCATTCAAGCCGAAGCTAACGGGGCAACTCTATATCGGCGGACTCGTCGGCAAAGCTGGCTCCGTCCATGGCAGAAAGCTGGCGGGCGGCCCCCAAATGCTCCAGCTCAGCCTGGACGGCCGGCGGCTTTATGTCACCAATTCGCTGTACAGCACTTGGGACAATCAATTCTATCCCGAAGTCGCCAAGCAGGGCTCGTGGCTGGTGCAGATCAATTGCGACACGTCGCGGGGCGGGCTGAGCGTCGACGAGCGGATGTTCATCGACTTCGGCCGCGAGCCGAACGGCCCGGTGCGAGCGCATGAGATTCGCTACCCCGGCGGCGATTGCACCTCGGATATCTTTACGTAG